The window CCGCCGACGTGGCTGTGCGCGCCCGGCCCGATCCCCCACCAGTCCGCGCCGGTCCAGTACAGGACGTTGTGGCGGCACCGCGCCGCCGGCGAGGTGGCCCAGTTCGAGACCTCGTACCAGGACAGTCCCGCGGCGCCGAACGCGGCGTCGGCGATCTCGTAGCGGGCGGCGAGCACGTCGTCGTCGGGGGCGGGCAGCTCGCCGCGGCGGACGCGCGCCGCGAGCCGCGTGCCGTCCTCGACGATCAGCGCGTAGGCGCTCACGTGGTCGGGCGCGGCCGCGAGCGCCGCCGCGATCGAGTTCTCCCAGTCGGCGTCGGTCTCCCCCGGGGTGCCGTAGATCAGGTCGAGGTTGACGCCGGCGAACCCGGCCTCGCGGGCCCAGCGGGCGCACTCGGCCGCCCGACCCGGGGTGTGCGTGCGGTCGAGGATCTGCAGCACCCGGGTCGAGGAGCTCTGCATCCCGAACGAGATCCGGGTGAACCCGGCGTCGACCAGACCCTCCAGCGCCTTCGCGTCGACGCTGTCCGGGTTGGACTCCACCGTCACCTCCGCGTCCAGGGCGAGGCCGAACTCGTCGCGGACGACCTGCAGCAGGCCGCCCAACTGACGGGGCGTCAGGAGAGTGGGAGTGCCGCCGCCGACGAAGACCGTGGAGACCGGCGGCGGCGCCACGCCCTGCGCGGCGAGAACGCCCGCCGCGAAGCGGATCTCCGCCGCGGCGTGCTCGGGGTACTCCTCGCGCGAGGCGCCGGGGCCGAGCTCGGTCGCGGTGTAGGTGTTGAAGTCGCAGTAGCCGCAGCGGCTCGCACAGAACGGGACGTGCAGGTAGATCGCGAACGGCCGCGTGCCCACCCCGGCCACCGCCGCCGGCGGCAGCGCACCGTCGGCGGGGACCGGCTCGCCCGCCGGGGGCAGCCCGGCCATCAGTGACGCGCCATCAGTCGCACCGTTCGGTCGCGCAGTGGTCCGGCGCGTCTCAGGACGCGCTCGCCTGACGGGCCCACCGATGCACCTTGGCGGGCAGCTCGGGGACCTCGAGCAACCCCGGAAGGTGCTGCTTCTCGGTGGTGATCGCGCGGAACACCTCGGCGATGGTGACGCCGTGTTCCGGCCGGTGCAGCACGACGATCTCGTCGCCGGCGCCGACCTCACCCTCGACCAGGACACGCAGGTATGCACCCGGGCGGCCGTCGGCGGTGAATCGCTTCACCCAGCCGCGCAGATTGCCCAGGTGGTTCTTGAAGGTGCCGCAGGGCGTGCGCGGGGACGAGACCTCGAACTCCGCGTCGCCGATCCGCCAGCGCTCGCCGATGACCGCGGCCGCGAGGTCGATCCCCCGCGTCGTCAGGTTCTCGCCGAAGTTGCCGTCGTGCAGCTCACGGTCGAGCTCGGCGGCCCAGCGGTCGAGATCCTCGCGCTCGTAGGCGTAGACGGCCTGGTCGCGGCCGCCGTGGTGCCTGGTGTCCGCGACCTCGTCGCCGACCAGACCCAGCTCCGTCGCCCGGATGCGCCCGGGCACCGCGCGCCGGTCGATGCTCGTGCGACCCAGCAGGCTCCCGGGAGTGTCCACCACACGACCGACGTTGACGGACACCACCGATGCGCTCATGCGGTCATTGTGGTCGATCCGCGCGCGCGGTGACGCCGGCGGTGACGCCCGTCGGGACGCCCGCGCTCAGTCCTCGTGCGCGAGCGTGATCGGACTCACCGGCGTCTCACCGGCGCCGGCGACGACCTCGGCCTCCGCGGGCGGGTAACCGACGGCGCGCACCGTGTAGGTGCCGGCCTCCAGGTCGGGAAACCGGTAGGCCCCGTCGGCGTCGGTGCGCGTGACCGCGACCTCGACGCCGCCGGAGAGCAGGCTGACCCGCGCGTCGGCGATCAGCCAGCCCTCGGGGGTCTGGGCGATGCCGGAGATCACGCCGCTGCCCCGGACCTCGACGTCGCGCTGGACCCGACCGCCGGGCGGGATCGTCACCGGCACGGCCACCGGCCGGGAGGCGGCGGCGAACACCGCGAGCGTCCCGTCGACGATCGTGAGATCGACGAGTTCGTACGCGCCGGTCGCGTCGGTGCGGGTGCTGGCCGCGACCGCGCCGTCGAGGCTGGTCAGCGTCACCAGCGCGCCCTCGACGCCGCGGCCGGCCGCGTTGGTCACGACGCCGGAGAGCCGGGACGCCCCGGCGACCTCGACCTCGACCTCGACGCTCGGCGCGCCCGGGCCGGGCAGCAGCACGGTGCGGGCCTGCGGCAGGTAGCCCTCGTGCCGGACGACGAGCAGCACCTCGCCGGCGGCGAGCGACGGGAAGTCGGCGACGCC of the Sporichthya polymorpha DSM 43042 genome contains:
- the hemW gene encoding radical SAM family heme chaperone HemW, which gives rise to MAGLPPAGEPVPADGALPPAAVAGVGTRPFAIYLHVPFCASRCGYCDFNTYTATELGPGASREEYPEHAAAEIRFAAGVLAAQGVAPPPVSTVFVGGGTPTLLTPRQLGGLLQVVRDEFGLALDAEVTVESNPDSVDAKALEGLVDAGFTRISFGMQSSSTRVLQILDRTHTPGRAAECARWAREAGFAGVNLDLIYGTPGETDADWENSIAAALAAAPDHVSAYALIVEDGTRLAARVRRGELPAPDDDVLAARYEIADAAFGAAGLSWYEVSNWATSPAARCRHNVLYWTGADWWGIGPGAHSHVGGVRWWNVRHPREYAARIGTGASPGAGREVLSADERHLEHVLLGIRLVEGLALADLDPAGRRVAERAAADGLLDATALAVGRAVLTLRGRLLADAVVRSLTA
- a CDS encoding MOSC domain-containing protein is translated as MSASVVSVNVGRVVDTPGSLLGRTSIDRRAVPGRIRATELGLVGDEVADTRHHGGRDQAVYAYEREDLDRWAAELDRELHDGNFGENLTTRGIDLAAAVIGERWRIGDAEFEVSSPRTPCGTFKNHLGNLRGWVKRFTADGRPGAYLRVLVEGEVGAGDEIVVLHRPEHGVTIAEVFRAITTEKQHLPGLLEVPELPAKVHRWARQASAS